The Apodemus sylvaticus chromosome 5, mApoSyl1.1, whole genome shotgun sequence genome has a segment encoding these proteins:
- the Fam163b gene encoding protein FAM163B: MTAGTVVITGGILATVILLCIIAVLCYCRLQYYCCKKDESEEDEEEPDFAVHSHLPPLHSNRNLVLTNGPALYPAATTSFSQKSPQARALCRSCSHYEPPTFFLQEPEDDDFEGIRNGGGRVAYKSISQEDVELPSASFGGLQALNPNRLSAMREAFSRSRSVSTDV; the protein is encoded by the exons ATGACAGCCGGGACTGTGGTCATCACTGGGGGCATCTTGGCAACTGTGATTCTGCTCTGTATCATCGCTGTCCTGTGCTACTGTCGGCTTCAG TATTACTGCTGCAAGAAGGACGAAtctgaggaggacgaggaggagccCGACTTTGCTGTGCACTCTCACCTGCCGCCCCTGCATTCCAACCGCAACCTCGTGTTGACCAACGGGCCTGCTCTCTACCCAGCTGCCACCACCTCTTTCAGCCAAAAGTCCCCACAGGCCCGTGCCCTCTGCCGCAGCTGCTCCCACTACGAGCCGCCCACCTTCTTCCTGCAGGAGCCAGAGGACGACGACTTTGAGGGCATACGCAACGGTGGGGGCCGTGTGGCCTACAAAAGCATCAGCCAGGAAGATGTGGAGCTGCCGTCTGCGAGCTTCGGAGGCCTGCAGGCTCTCAACCCCAACCGCCTCTCTGCCATGCGGGAGGCCTTTTCCCGAAGCCGTAGCGTAAGCACTGACGTGTGA